The genomic DNA CTTGCCTTGCCTAGACGTTTGTTAAATTGACAGTAAATAGTGCTGTTTGCACCACTGAGCTTTGTCGTTATCATCCATTTAACGGGAATTCCACGCTTCTCTAACCCGTGACACCAGTGATTTTACGGGACGGGATACCTGCGATCGCGCAATTCGGATACGATGCCGTAAATCTTTCGTTTCGACAGCTAGGTAGCGGCGCTTCAGAAATGTTTGCCGGGTCAAACTCGATGCCGTACACCAGCGTTCGTAGGCTGGAACAGCTATCTCTGTTAAAAAGCTGCGCCACCGTTCTACCAATCTTTCTGCCTTTGTTTCCTCAGCACGGACTCGACCATTTTCAATCATGGCATGACGCAATTCTTTGTCATCGCGCAGGCCTTTGAGAGCAGCGATCGCATCCTCAAGAGAAGCTACTTCCACATAGTCTAGTTTGCTCTTGCGCTCGGCTCGGAATGCCGAATCAGTACCCATAATTGCGGGTACACCAGCGTGCCATGCGTTATATAACTTAGTTGCTGGTTTCCAACTGTAATCGCCATGACGGTTAAAGTTGCGAACAGCTAGTATCGCGTCGATTTCACTGTAATCGCTCCAGCGATCGCGACTATTGACGATTTCCCATTGCAAACCTAGATCCTTGAGTTGTTCCTGCCACTCTGGCTTTCTCAATTCCCGTGCTAAATTCTCCTCACGACCCACATAGGCAACTTTCTCAAAGCGATCGCCTCGTGAGGGATCGCGGGGAATTAACCCCGGCTGAGGCCAGTACGGCATAAAGTAGCTTTCCCAAAGCTTCACCGAACGTACTACCATTTCCTCTTGCGGATTTTGCACAATATGAATCTGTGCATAGGGATGTTGCGCTCGGTCTGCCTGAATGCAAACAATCAGCACCTTCGATCCCGGTTGTAGGCTTTGTGGAAGAAAGTCCCAATGCGCCACGACAATTCCCTCTGTCGGCATGGTTCCTACCAGTTCGCACGGAAACTTATCAGCTTTGAGGCGCAGATAAGTTTGCAATGTCCAGTTGTACATTCCGCGCTTGGCATCCAACCATTGCCAGTAAGTATCAATCGTTTCCGGTATGTCACCAGGCCAGTCACTTTGGGGAATGTAAAAATAAATCGGTGGTAGCTTGTCAGTCATAAGAGTATATAGAAAACCATCCGTTATTCAGGGAATCGGCAAAAACTGTTAATTCCAGGGAAATCCTAAATGGTTCTGATTTTGTGCAAGAGGTTGCTTAGACGAATGCGAACTCCCTTTGTTTGGGTAGCTAAGTCACGGCGCGTTAAAAATACTTTCCTGGTCGAATTTGAAGCCGTACACCAGCGTTCGTAAGCTGGAATTGCTATGTCTGTTAAAAAGGTGCGCCACTGTGTGGTGAGCTGATCGGGTTGTAGTTCCTTCGCACGGAGCTTACCATTTTCAATCATCGCACGACGCAACTCTTTGTCATCGCGAAGACGTTTCAGTGCCAGAATCACTTCATCAATAGAACCTGCTTCTAGGTAGTCAAGTTCGCTTTTGCGCTCCCAACGGTACCCCGACTCGCATCGTCCTAGAATTGCAGGTACACCAGCAATCCAGGAGTTGTAGAGCTTTGAAGCCGGTTTCCAGTAGTAATCATTTTTACGATTCAAGCTGCGTACAGCCACGATTGCATCAAGTTCGCTATAGTCGCCCCATTGAATCGGGTTTCTCACTACCTGAAACCGCAAACCCAAAGCATTCATCTGCTCCTGCCACGACGGCTGCCTCAGCTCGAAGATCAAATTTTCTTTACGACCTAAATAGGCAACATTTTCAAAGCGATCGCCTCGTGCTGGATCTCGCGGGATCAACCCTGGTTGAGGCCAATGCGGAATGTAATATTTCTCCCCTGGAAACAAATATTTATCCCCAACATGTACGTGTGGATAGAGCATTTCCTGGCGATTTTGGACAACATGAAGCTGTGCGTAACGGTGTTTCCCTTTATCTCCACAAACAACCACTAATATTTGTTTTGGTCCTGGTCGCAGATCGGGTGGTACAGTACCTGTCCACGCAACAACAATACCCTCAGCAGGGATCTGTCCGGCTACTTCACAGGGAAAACCATCAGCTTTCAAACGAAGATAGGTTTGTAATATCCAGTTGTACGTACCAGTGCATTTACCACTTTTATAAACTTCTTGATAAGTTTCAGGATTCACCGGAATGTTGCTATCAGGCCAGTCCGATTCGGGAAGATAAAAATAAATCGTTGGAAGCTGTTCAGCCATGAGGGATGGAGATAAGCATGGATAACTACGGTAAATCTTGAAAATCAAGCAATACAAGAAATCTTCAAACGCTCTGTCAAAGCCAATGTTTCAACTGAAGGTCATAATGACCGGCTTGTTCCGGAGGATACCACCCTGTTTCAACCTTCTCGATTATTTTAGGTAAAGCTTCGATAAATTCTGAACCCCGGTCTTTTGGATGAACCGTCCAGGCTTTCGGAGAATCGAGAACCCCTCGGACATACTGCGTCGCCTCCAGTTGGTTCGATACCATCACTTCCCAAGAATCCAAAGCTCCTTTACCAGCGATATTGTTCAATATCGTTTGTAACCTCACTGGCAACCGATTGGCAATCTTTTGCCGATAAGGACGCCACAGCACTGGTAATGGAAGTAACTTGTCGAAGCGCTTCTTGTCAATTAAGTAAATGCGGCTACTGAAAAACTTAAATGTATAGAATCCATCTGGGTCTCGCTCATAGGGCACCCGTTGATACATACTACCATCCTCCGTCGGTGGCCCAGTCAGCGGTCTGATTGCCATCACTTCCGGGTGTTGTTGCATCAACTTCATCCCCTCGTCTACCCAGCTATAATCGGGTTGCTGATGGAGCAGCATATCGCTGTCATAGTGAAGCATATAGTCACCTTGGGCTTCTTCAATGTGAAAAATCGTGCCCAAAATGGGGTAGCCCTTATAGTTATGTGTATACCGGATGCGGCTGCCAAAATGTTTGCGATATACTCGGTCGTGATAGGCTCCGGAGTAGTCAATATCGACTACCTTGTCTACCACACCATCACGCAGCAAGCGATCGCAGCGCTCCCGTAACTGTTCTAGAGTACCGATGCCTGGACGCCCGACTTTGTCCCCCGTTAGCGGTGCCGTATCTACAGCCAACACCCGTTCGCTAAACTTGAATTTACTCATCTTCACTAGATGAGGAATGGTGTGCATCATGAACGGCAGATCGGTTCGCGCTACCAAAATCCACAGTGAACAGCTAGCAATTGACATTAATTCTGCCTTTGTGTTTTAGACATCAGGAAGCTCCTAAAAAGATTTTAATGTATTATTCAAATTAACCTGCTGAGGATTTTTATATGACAGACGGCATCTATACACTAGCGAATGATGTAGTCTACGACCAACTCGTTGCTCTATTAAATAGCATAGAAGCCAATGTCGGTAAAGAAATCCCAGTCTGCGTTATTGCCTATGATAATCGAGTAGATCGAGTTCGCGCGGAAATCGCTAATCGGGAAAATGTAACCTTGCTGGATGATGTTAACTTGTTTGCTCGTTGGGAAGATTTTTCTAAACGGGTATGGGCAGCTCATCCAACTGCTTTAAAGACTTGGCAAGAACAAGGAATACCCGGTGTTAATCGTATAGGCATGAATCGGCGATACTGCGCCTTTGATGCGGATAGCCCTTTTGAAAGGTTTATCTACTTAGATGCCGATATCGTAGTCATGGATTCCTTAAAAATTATCTTTGATAAATTAAATGAGAATGATTTTGTGGTTTATGATTTTCAGTACAAATCCCCCAATCATATCTTTAATCTCCAGTCACCAAAATTATTAGAAGTTGTTGATAAAAACCGGCTTAGTACAGAGATATTTTGTGCCGGAATGTACGCCGGGAAGCGAGGGTTATTCCCCCAGGAACAAAGAGATTGGTTAGTATCCAAGCTAGAGGAAGGCGAGGCAGAAATTTTATTTATGCCAGCGCCTAACCAATCAGTTCTTAACTATATGACGATGAGAGGAGAGATTCCAGTTTATAACTTGGCGCTGCGTTTACCTGACGAGCAAAAAACTGGAAACGCGGTTACTTCTCCCCATTTTGAAGCTAGGGATAATATTCTGTACGATCGAGGCAAACGACTAACCTATCTACACTATATTGGGCTGTCATCAAAATTGTTTTCTCGGATTAGTGAGGGAGAAAATATTGATTTTCCCTATCGGGATATTTTCTTGTATTATCGCTATCTTCACGAACCAGAGAAGCGCCCCAAGTTTACAACCAAACCGACACCTTACAATCAGGCTCCAAGTTTAGCCAAAAGAGTTTTAAAGAAAATTGGATTCACCAGTTGAGGATATTTGAATGAGTCGTGGTATCTATATTCTTGCTAACGATCGCGTAATTGATAATGCGATCGCGCTATTGAATAGCATTCGTGCTTATGATGCTGATAGTCCGATTGTGATGATTCCCTATAACAATCAGTATCAAGCGATCGCTGATATTATTACTAAGTCTCATGGGGTAAAAATATACGAAGATTTACAGTTATTAGAAAAGATAGATGCTTTAGTCAAGCAGACCTGTGGTGACAACCTTTTAGATAGACCCAATTTGCTTCGAAAGTTAGCCTGTTGGTTTGGTTCTTTCGATGAATTTCTATATATTGATACTGATATTGTTGTATTTGAAAAAATTATAGAAAATCTTAATTATCTTGCAAACAATGATTTTATCTGCTGTGATTATCAATACACAGGAGGCATTAAACAAGTTTTTACACCCAAAATCACAGAAATTTTCTCTGAAGACGAATTGAAAGATGTTTTCAATAGTGGTTTTTGGGGTTCCAAGAAAAACCTAATTACTCAACAAGATTTGCAAGATACTTTTGAGTTCTGTGCATCTCATCCTGAATATTTTTATGTCTTGAACTCCGACCAAACGATTCTTAATTATCTCGTATTAAAGCGAATGCCTCGACGATTTAATATTGTTCGAGAAAACGGGAAGGGGCCTGGAAATTGGGCAGGAAGCCCGCATTTTAAGCAGGAAGGCTATAAATTAGTCGATCCAAAAGTTAATCAACCTCTGAAGTTTGTACACTGGGCGGGCGTCCGTTTACAGCCAGGTGGTTCGTATTGGGATATTTGGGAACACTATCGTTATCTGAATGAACCTAAACCAGCTCAATTAGCATTCACTCAGAAGAAAAAAAGCTTGTGGCAGCAAATCAAAGATAAAATCAAGGGATAAAAATAGAGTTCTTGCAATAATATTTAGAAACATCTTCTTAACCCGCACTGCTTTTCAACTCGGAACCTCACCCCCAACCTCTCGACCTTCACGGAGAGGGGAGAGAATATTAAACCCTTCTGGGTGAGCGGGAAGACACAGAGATAGGGTTAAACCGTACTGCATCCAATCGAGAATTGCTATCAATTGAAATCTAGATTTTTAAATCAATAGCCTCCCAGGCAGCTTGAAAAAAGTCTCGTTCGCACAACATCGCATAGCGGTAAGTTGATTTCAAAGATGCTGTGGTAGAGGCATAACGATCAGCCAGATTTTCTAATTTCTGAGCTAGTTGCTCAAATTCCTCACTGCTATAAGTGCGAATCCAGTTAGTGTATTGATGGTCTTTTATTCCACTCTGAGCTATTTGCTGACCTAAGAAAGTATACAGACGCATACAGGGTGCCATTGCCACAGCAATTAGACTGACCTCCGAACTCCAAGCTGTTGCTAATAAAAAGTCCGTGTAGCGGCGTGTAGCGGCTCCCGGTTCTACTGCTTGCAGGTTGACTCCCCACTCATCTGCATAGCCTTGATGAAGGGAAAGTTCATCTAAAACGCCCCCAGCTAGGGAATGAAACGTATTAAATCCCTGCGTGTCGGGAGCTTTAGCCGCAGCAATGCTATAGGCACGGGCAAAAGCTTCTAAGAAAAAGGCGTCTTGCCCCACATAGTAAGCAAATCGCTCCTGGTGTAGCGTGCCGTCGGCAATGCCTTGGACAAAAGGATGCTTGAGGCAGGCTTGTGCTAAATCTTGATTTTCCTGCCACAAATCGCTGGATATCGTCATAAACTGACTCGTAAACACTGGGCAGGGATTTTAACCCACCCTAGCAGAATTAAAAAAGCAATCGGAGGAGTAAGCTACCAATACCTCCTAGGAAATTCGCCAAATTTCCGCCGCTGCTACCCGCTTCCTGCAAAGGTGTTGTTAGCTCTTTAATGAAAACTTGGCTAGTCTGATAGCCCTGAATATTTCCCTGGATGGTAAAGAGTTCGGAAGCTTTCTGAGAATCCAGAACGGCTCCAGAGCGATCGCCCATTTGATAACGCGCTACTCCTCTCGCTAGATATGCGGGGGCAAAGTTGGGCTTAAGAGCCAGCGATTGGTTGAAATGATCGATTGCCCCTTGTTGGTCTCCTTTTTGACCCTCTGCTACACCCCATGCGTAGAAATCTTCAGGCGTGGCTGCATAGCTAGGGATGCCAATAGCCGCCTGCAAGTTAGCACCATTGATGTTAGCACCCGCCAAATTTGCATTAACAAGAAAAGTTTCTCTTAGGTCAGCGCCTGCCAGGTTCGCACCTGTCAAGTTTGCACCGCTCAGATTGACCCCAAATAGAGAAGTCCCGCTCAGATTTGCACCTCTGAGGTCGGCTCCACTCAAGTTGGCACGACTGAGATTAGCACGGCTCAAATCAGCGCCAGTGAGATTAGCTCCTGATAAGTCAGCTAAAGCTAGACCCGCACCACTGAGGTCGCACTGCGAACATTGTTTAGTAGCTAATAACTGTCTAGTATGTTCGACGTTTTCAGCTTTTGCAGGAGCAGCAAGGGAAAGTGTCGTCAGCAGTGCTGCTGTTGCGGCGATTTGGGGTTTCATATCGAGTTGTGCAGCGGTAGCTCTCTATTTTCCCCAGCATAAACCATTCGGGAAAACATCAAGCTTTATCGTACAGAATTAGAACCGCTGCCATTCTCTGGAGTGTGAGTATTTGGGCGAGGTAAGAGGCTGATAATTTGCGATGCGGTTTCTTGCAAGTTGAGTTCTGATGCCATTTGAGGGGCAGTTGACCAGCTATGTCCCAAAAATACATTGAGAGAGAATGTTAGAGTCGCGGCTACCATTAGTTTTTCCAGCATCTCAAACTCCCCCCCACAGCAGATAAATTAGCGCATAAGATTCTGATACTACTAATATGAATACTTTTTATCTAACATTAGGTGATTGACATGCCGGAGAAAATGTGATCGTATTTCCAGGACTGGGTGATCCTAGTCACATACAGCGAATTTACCGTCTTAAAGGCGCGATCGCAGCTTCTCATCGGCAAGCGCAACACCAAGCATTCCTACAACCGCAGCACCAAACTGGAGTCAATATCTTGTAACTTGGCGCAGCCACTCAAAGCGATCGCTAAATCAAGTTCATCCCGCAAAAGTTCCAGTACGTGCCCGACACCCGCCTCTCCCCCTACCGCTAATCCCCACAACACCGGGCGTCCCAATAATACGGCTTTTGCCCCTAATGCCAGGGCTTTGAGGACATCAGTGCCGCGACGGATACCGCCATCCACCAGAACTTCTGCGGTGTCCCCCACAGCCGCAACCACCTCACTCAGAGCATCAATCGTAGCGATCGCTCCATCCAATTGTCTGCCCCCGTGATTAGAAACAATCACCGCTTTGGCTCCATGTTCCACCGCCCGAAGCGCATCATCTCCCCGCAAAATCCCTTTTACCACCAAGGGCAAAGGCGACAGAGATTGCACCCATTCCAAATCCTTCCAAGTTAGCGCTGGGTTTAGCTGCTCTAAAAAATAGGCAAATAAACCCGATTCGCCGGGTTTATAGGAAATCTCTAAATCTGTCAACGTCGCTAAATTAGCCAGTTCCATCCCCGATGGCAAAACAAACTGATTTCGCGTATCTCGCTCTCGCTTACCCAGCAGAGGCGCATCAACTGTCAGACACAGCGCTTGGAAACCGGCAGCATAGGCGCGTTCTACCAAAGCACGGGTAAGGGCGCGATCGCGATGCACGTACAACTGAAACCACTGCGGTGTCTGATTCGCGACGCTGGCAACTTCTTCTATACTTTTGGTTGCTAAGGTACTCAATACCATCGCGGTTCCCATTTTTGCCGCAGTTTTGGCAGTAGCAATTTCACCGTCTGGATGCGCCAAACACTGAAACGCCATTGGTGCGATGAGAATTGGCAGTTGTAGAGATTGACCGAGCATCGTGGTACTTAAATCCCGCTGGCTGACATCTACCAGCATCCGAGGACGGAGTTTGTAGCGCTCAAAGGCTGCTCGATTATCCCGCAGCGTGATTTCGTCCCAAGCACCGCTAGCGTAGTAATCCAGCGCCATCTGAGAGAGGTGCTGGTTGGCTAGCCTTTCGTACTCAAATAGATTAATAGGTCTAACAAGGTTAGTCATTTGCCAATGCTAGCCGATGCTCATCAAGAGCGATCGCATTTCACTTTGTTGCTATGACCTTTTTGCTATGTTATTGGCTACACAGAATTCAAGATTTGACCATGAATAAGTTATTACCCGCAATTGTAGGTGTGGCAGCTTTGCTCAGTTTAGGTACTGCGGCGGTGACAAATGCAAATGCAACACCAGATGTATCGGGAATCCGCCTAGCTCAACGACCTAACTGCAACAATCCTCAGACTCAAGGAGAAATGAATGCCTGCGCTGGAATAGATTACCAAAATGCAGATAAAAAGTTGAACCAAGTATACAAACAACTCCTACCAAGATTGCAAAGCTCGCGACGACAGAAATTAATATCAGCGCAGCAAGCTTGGATAAAGTTTAGAGATGCGAGTTGTACTTATGAAAGAACTGAATTTGCAGGCGGAACAATGGAACCGATGATTTACAGTAGTTGCCTTGCAGAAGTAACAAAACAGCGGACAGCGCAATTAGAGCAATATCTAAGCAACGCCGATAGGTAAAGCGAGAATGCGATCGCACTACTGAAATGAAATCGGTGAGGAATGCGATCGCTCTATTCCAACTCTATTCTGCAAGGCCCTTAGCGACCAATTAGATTTTTGCATAACTCCGGTTCAGATAAAGATATAGATGATGGAGCGACCAAATCTATAAATCAGCTGCTGGAGAATTTGCCAATGCACTACTGTCTCGAATCTCTCAGCCTTGCCACTGCTACTTTACTGCTTTCGCTGACATCTCCCCTTTTACCGCTTACCTTGAAGTTTGAGCCTCTTGCGGTACAGGCGCAAACGACCCAAGACAGAAAGGCTGAGGCGTTACAGCTGAACAAAGAGGGAGTTCAGTTACTAAATAGAGGTCAAATTCGAGAAGCTTTGCAGAAATTTCAAGCCGCTTTGGTTATTTCCAGAGAAATTGGCGATCGCAGGAGAGAAGGCTCGACTCTTGGCAATATTGGAAAGTCTTACTTTGAGTTGAAACAGTACTCTCAGGCTTTGGATGCCTTCCAGCAAGCTCTGGCAATTTCCAGAGAACTCAGCGATCGTAGAGGAGAAGCTGCTTATCTTGAGAATATTCGTAGGGTTCAGCTCGCTCAAAGTGGAGTACCTATCCTTGATAAGGCAGAAGTAGATCGCCTCATTAAGCAGGGTCGTCGGCAGCTAAAAGACAGTCAACTTCGAGAAGCTTCACAGACTTTTCAACAGGTGTTGGGGATTTATCGAGAGCGTGGCAACCGTGCAGAGGAGGCTGCCATAACTAGAAGAATTGGATCGATATACAGGAACGTAGAACAACATACCCAGGCTTTGGAATACTTTCAGCAAGCTCTAGCCATTTATAGAGAAATGGGCGATCGCCAAAAAGAAGCCTACACTCTCGGCAATATTGGCTGGTCTTACTTTGACTTAGAGCAGTACCCTATGGCTATGGAGTCCTTCCAGCAGGGTCTAGCAATTCACCGAGAACTCGGCGATCGCCAAAAAGAAGCTGCTTATCTCGATAATATTCGCAGGGTTCAGCTCGCTCAAAGTGGAGCAGCCATTCCTAAAACCGCAGAAGAAGAACGCCTCTACGAGCAGCTCTTTGAGCAGGGTGAGCAGCAGCTCAAAAACGGTCAATTTCGAGAAGCATCACAGACCTTTCAACAGGTATTGGATATTTATCGAAAGCTTGGCGACCGTGCAGAGGAAGCGTCTACAACTTTAGAGATTGGTTCGATCTACGGTGAGGTAGGACAAAATACTCAGGCTTTGGAATACTTCCAGCAGGCTCTAGCCATTTACAGAGAGATTGGCGCTCGCGAGGACGAAGCCGAGGCTTTCGAGGAAATTGGGGAGTTTTACTTGGAATCGGGACAGTCCTCTCAGGGGCTGGAATACCTCAAGCAGGCTTTAGCTATTTACACAGATATGGGAGAGCGCAAGGCAGAAGCCTCCACTCTCGGCAGCATCGGGTGGATTTACTTTCACGATCTAAAACAGCCCTCTCAGGCTTTGAAATACTTCCAACAGGGTCTGGAAATCTATAGAGAACTCGGCGATCGTAGGAGAGAAGCTGCTTATCTTGAGAATATTCGCAGGGTTCAGCTCGCTCAAAGTGGAGTAGCCATTCTCAGCGAGGCAGAAGCAGAACGCCTCTTAGAGCAGGTTGAAGACGGTCAATTTCAAGAAGCGTTACAGTCCCTGCAACAGGCATTGGAGAAATATCGAGAGCGTGGCGACCGTGCAGGCGAGGCTACTATAACTAGAAGAATCGGATCGATCTACGCTCAAGCAGAACCACCTATTCAGGCTTTGAAATACTATCAGCAGGCTCTAGCCATTTACAGAGAGCTTGGCGCTCGCGAGTCAGAAGCCGAGACTTTCGAGGAAATTGGGGATTTTTACTTAGAGTCGGGACAGTCTTCTCAGGGGCTGGAATACCTCAAGCAGGCTCTAGCGATTTACACAGAACTCGGTGCTCGCAAGAAACAAGCTTACACTCTCAGCGAAATTGGGGAGTTTTACTTCGACTCAAAACAGTACTCTCAAGGTTTGGAATACTCTCAGCAGGCTCTAGCCATTTATACAGAACTTGGCGACCTTACAAGAGAAGTCCGCATTCTCAACAATATTGGGAAGGTTTATGATGAAAACCTGAAACAGTACTCCCAAGCCTTGGAATACTACCAGCAGGCTTGGGTAATTAGAAGAGACTCCTGCGATCGCACAGGAGA from Coleofasciculus sp. FACHB-T130 includes the following:
- a CDS encoding Npun_R2821/Npun_R2822 family protein, translating into MSRGIYILANDRVIDNAIALLNSIRAYDADSPIVMIPYNNQYQAIADIITKSHGVKIYEDLQLLEKIDALVKQTCGDNLLDRPNLLRKLACWFGSFDEFLYIDTDIVVFEKIIENLNYLANNDFICCDYQYTGGIKQVFTPKITEIFSEDELKDVFNSGFWGSKKNLITQQDLQDTFEFCASHPEYFYVLNSDQTILNYLVLKRMPRRFNIVRENGKGPGNWAGSPHFKQEGYKLVDPKVNQPLKFVHWAGVRLQPGGSYWDIWEHYRYLNEPKPAQLAFTQKKKSLWQQIKDKIKG
- a CDS encoding pentapeptide repeat-containing protein, producing the protein MKPQIAATAALLTTLSLAAPAKAENVEHTRQLLATKQCSQCDLSGAGLALADLSGANLTGADLSRANLSRANLSGADLRGANLSGTSLFGVNLSGANLTGANLAGADLRETFLVNANLAGANINGANLQAAIGIPSYAATPEDFYAWGVAEGQKGDQQGAIDHFNQSLALKPNFAPAYLARGVARYQMGDRSGAVLDSQKASELFTIQGNIQGYQTSQVFIKELTTPLQEAGSSGGNLANFLGGIGSLLLRLLF
- a CDS encoding lysozyme inhibitor LprI family protein, which encodes MNKLLPAIVGVAALLSLGTAAVTNANATPDVSGIRLAQRPNCNNPQTQGEMNACAGIDYQNADKKLNQVYKQLLPRLQSSRRQKLISAQQAWIKFRDASCTYERTEFAGGTMEPMIYSSCLAEVTKQRTAQLEQYLSNADR
- a CDS encoding Npun_R2821/Npun_R2822 family protein → MTDGIYTLANDVVYDQLVALLNSIEANVGKEIPVCVIAYDNRVDRVRAEIANRENVTLLDDVNLFARWEDFSKRVWAAHPTALKTWQEQGIPGVNRIGMNRRYCAFDADSPFERFIYLDADIVVMDSLKIIFDKLNENDFVVYDFQYKSPNHIFNLQSPKLLEVVDKNRLSTEIFCAGMYAGKRGLFPQEQRDWLVSKLEEGEAEILFMPAPNQSVLNYMTMRGEIPVYNLALRLPDEQKTGNAVTSPHFEARDNILYDRGKRLTYLHYIGLSSKLFSRISEGENIDFPYRDIFLYYRYLHEPEKRPKFTTKPTPYNQAPSLAKRVLKKIGFTS
- a CDS encoding alpha-hydroxy acid oxidase; this translates as MTNLVRPINLFEYERLANQHLSQMALDYYASGAWDEITLRDNRAAFERYKLRPRMLVDVSQRDLSTTMLGQSLQLPILIAPMAFQCLAHPDGEIATAKTAAKMGTAMVLSTLATKSIEEVASVANQTPQWFQLYVHRDRALTRALVERAYAAGFQALCLTVDAPLLGKRERDTRNQFVLPSGMELANLATLTDLEISYKPGESGLFAYFLEQLNPALTWKDLEWVQSLSPLPLVVKGILRGDDALRAVEHGAKAVIVSNHGGRQLDGAIATIDALSEVVAAVGDTAEVLVDGGIRRGTDVLKALALGAKAVLLGRPVLWGLAVGGEAGVGHVLELLRDELDLAIALSGCAKLQDIDSSLVLRL
- a CDS encoding TenA family protein → MTISSDLWQENQDLAQACLKHPFVQGIADGTLHQERFAYYVGQDAFFLEAFARAYSIAAAKAPDTQGFNTFHSLAGGVLDELSLHQGYADEWGVNLQAVEPGAATRRYTDFLLATAWSSEVSLIAVAMAPCMRLYTFLGQQIAQSGIKDHQYTNWIRTYSSEEFEQLAQKLENLADRYASTTASLKSTYRYAMLCERDFFQAAWEAIDLKI